Proteins encoded together in one Coregonus clupeaformis isolate EN_2021a chromosome 30, ASM2061545v1, whole genome shotgun sequence window:
- the LOC123482295 gene encoding zinc finger BED domain-containing protein 4-like, whose amino-acid sequence MVAAIRLTRYEHMNCVAHMVQRSVTVSLADSGFVNALAKARKVVGHFKHSPANAAELQAQQVSLGKKQEPLIQDVPTRWNSTLEMVKRVSRNKEAVIAALDNQEHKLVLPTAAEWDKLQRLETLLEPCRYVTELLGGEAYVSCSVVLPSLCHLRLKMEACDEDPAYVVRFKTKFKEDLASRQEQLNNAWLQIATVLDPRFKDLKCLPKTDREEVWTTLEGMLQQESPRRSSQTHDDGPPRKKISLLQMGSDSESEDEEVQPAIQRYRAEPTIKLEDCPLRWWASHSGAHEKLASLAHKYLATPATTVPCERLFSVAGHIVNKKRSALLSENVNKLVCLSNWLKDDEAQ is encoded by the exons ATGGTTGCCGCAATTCGACTTACACGCTATGAACACATGAACTGTGTCGCTCACATGGTGCAGAGAAGTGTCACAGTGAGTCTTGCTGACAGCGGCTTTGTAAATGCTTTGGCCAAGGCTCGCAAAGTTGTCGGTCATTTTAAGCACAGCCCAGCAAATGCTGCGGAGCTTCAAGCACAACAAGTCAGCCTGGGAAAGAAGCAAGAGCCATTGATCCAGGATGTTCCAACACGTTGGAATTCGACGCTGGAAATGGTCAAGCGCGTGAGCAGAAATAAAGAGGCTGTCATCGCAGCCCTGGACAATCAGGAGCACAAACTCGTTTTGCCGACCGCAGCAGAGTGGGATAAACTGCAGAGGCTGGAGACACTTCTAGAGCCATGCAG gtATGTAACTGAGCTGCTGGGTGGAGAGGCCTATGTCTCCTGTTCTGTGGTACTACCTTCTCTCTGCCACTTGCGTCTCAAGATGGAAGCCTGTGATGAGGACCCTGCATATGTGGTGAGATTCAAGACCAAGTTCAAGGAGGACCTAGCATcccgtcaagaacagctcaacaaTGCATGGCTCCAGATTGCTACAGTTTTGGATCCTCGTTTCAAAGACTTGAAATGCCTGcccaagacagacagggaagaggtgtGGACCACACTTGAAGGGATGCTGCAACAAGAATCACCCAGAAGGTCTTCACAGACACATGATGATGGGCCACCCAGGAAGAAAATCAGCCTTCTGCAAATGGGCTCAGATTCAGAATCAGAAGATGAAGAGGTCCAACCTGCCATACAGAGGTACAGAGCAGAGCCCACCATTAAATTGGAGGACTGCCCCTTGAGGTGGTGGGCATCTCATTCAGGAGCCCATGAGAAGCTGGCCTCACTAGCTCACAAATATCTAGCCACTCCTGCAACCACTGTTCCCTGTGAACGACTTTTCTCAGTTGCAGGTCACATTGTGAACAAGAAAAGGTCAGCtttactttcagaaaatgtgaacaagttagtttgcctcagcaactggctgaaagatgatgaagctcagtag